A region of Psychrilyobacter piezotolerans DNA encodes the following proteins:
- a CDS encoding DUF1214 domain-containing protein, with protein MINKNVLRNGVLVSMIVLALTGCSNNPGELTFQHHNHLANLEFDRGYPTADSAEALQQELAFQRATQAYLWALPITNMRAMQEGHAELMDGTAYNKIAIYEDRLKAHTIITTPNSDVIYGLAWLDMKDTGPLVIEMPAALQTLVDDMLHDALIGPEKEDGTHYLGDIGNAGPDRGKGGLFLILPPGVSREGYDSNKYFIYESNTYEVFLFLRSFFEDMNNTTPAVDRMKEIKIYPLIGDAEPMEYHEVSDIPSNSISPKDWTYFEQLDRTIQAEPILVVDPYMNGILASLGIKKGYKFNPSDAEKEMLTLAAQTGWKIAKEVSLNFDEKGRDTVGHTTFWEESPSWVAHALTDEEGNQYTAGSDTSYNSVETGHTNVDAKMHMYINHYSISDAMINAKIGQGAKYAGAYKDSDGEYLRGECTYSITLPNNIPAGLFWSITAYDAETAAGVPSNNKYPSIGDRDNPIQNADGSTTLWFGPSLPEGAYAENYVHIPKDTNWFALIRLYGPQKSLFTGEWIPGEFIKIESN; from the coding sequence TTGATAAACAAGAACGTATTAAGAAATGGTGTATTAGTAAGTATGATAGTATTAGCTTTAACGGGGTGCAGCAACAATCCAGGTGAGTTAACATTTCAGCATCACAATCACTTAGCAAATTTAGAGTTTGATCGTGGTTACCCAACGGCTGATTCAGCTGAAGCTCTTCAGCAGGAGCTAGCTTTCCAAAGAGCTACCCAAGCATATCTTTGGGCACTTCCAATTACAAATATGAGAGCTATGCAAGAAGGGCATGCAGAGCTTATGGATGGAACAGCTTACAACAAGATTGCTATTTATGAAGACAGACTAAAAGCACATACGATTATCACTACACCAAACAGTGATGTAATCTATGGTTTAGCATGGCTAGACATGAAAGATACAGGACCTTTAGTTATTGAAATGCCAGCTGCATTACAAACTCTTGTAGATGATATGTTGCATGATGCATTGATTGGCCCTGAAAAAGAAGATGGCACTCATTATTTAGGAGATATAGGGAATGCTGGCCCCGATCGAGGTAAAGGAGGATTATTCTTAATCCTTCCTCCAGGTGTGTCTAGAGAGGGTTATGATTCGAATAAATATTTCATCTATGAATCAAATACATATGAAGTATTCTTATTCCTTAGATCATTTTTTGAGGATATGAATAATACAACCCCTGCAGTTGATCGTATGAAAGAAATTAAGATTTATCCATTAATTGGAGATGCGGAACCAATGGAATATCATGAAGTTTCAGATATACCAAGTAACTCGATCTCCCCTAAAGATTGGACTTACTTTGAACAGTTGGATCGTACTATTCAAGCTGAACCAATATTAGTGGTTGACCCTTACATGAATGGTATTCTTGCTTCTTTAGGTATTAAGAAGGGATATAAATTCAACCCATCGGATGCTGAGAAAGAAATGTTAACACTTGCAGCACAAACTGGTTGGAAAATAGCAAAAGAAGTTTCATTAAACTTTGATGAAAAAGGACGTGATACTGTTGGGCATACAACCTTCTGGGAGGAATCTCCTTCATGGGTAGCTCACGCCTTAACTGATGAGGAGGGTAACCAGTATACTGCAGGGTCTGATACTTCATATAATTCAGTTGAAACAGGGCACACAAATGTAGATGCCAAGATGCATATGTATATCAACCACTACTCTATATCCGATGCAATGATAAATGCTAAGATTGGACAAGGAGCCAAGTATGCAGGGGCATATAAAGATTCAGATGGTGAATACCTGCGTGGTGAATGCACTTATTCAATAACACTGCCAAACAACATACCTGCAGGACTATTTTGGTCGATAACTGCATATGATGCAGAAACTGCTGCTGGAGTGCCAAGCAACAATAAGTATCCATCAATTGGTGACCGTGATAACCCCATTCAAAATGCTGATGGTTCAACAACTCTATGGTTTGGCCCGTCACTGCCTGAAGGCGCTTATGCTGAAAACTATGTTCATATTCCAAAAGACACAAATTGGTTCGCTTTAATACGTCTATACGGTCCTCAGAAGAGTCTATTTACCGGTGAGTGGATTCCTGGTGAGTTTATAAAAATAGAATCTAATTAA